The following proteins come from a genomic window of Hoplias malabaricus isolate fHopMal1 unplaced genomic scaffold, fHopMal1.hap1 scaffold_571, whole genome shotgun sequence:
- the LOC136684304 gene encoding actin-binding LIM protein 1-like, whose amino-acid sequence CAGCGRDIKNGQALLALDRQWHLGCFKCKACGKVLSGEYISKDGAPYCERDYQIHFGVQCEACHQFITGKVLEAGDKHYHPSCARCSRCNQMFTEGEEMYLQGSTVWHPDCKSNTRVEEKYKGGGGGGGGGGGSVAEGPPPSPPLCCLFKFVMELLGLSLGAKRKHLERKPSPFDIFFPLSQCHSQCKKVVDSSGSQWSQGKLQLGLLLSINASNLRG is encoded by the exons ACTGTGCAGGCTGTGGGAGGGATATAAAGAATGGACAGGCTCTGTTGGCCTTGGATAGACAATGGCACCTTGGCTGCTTCAAGTGCAAAGCCTGTGGCAAAGTACTTAGTGGAGAGTACATCAGCAA GGATGGCGCTCCATACTGTGAGAGAGATTACCAGATCCACTTCGGGGTGCAGTGTGAGGCCTGTCATCAGTTTATAACAGGGAAAGTCTTGGAG GCAGGAGATAAACATTACCACCCCAGCTGTGCACGATGCAGCCGGTGCAACCAGATGTTCACGGAGGGGGAGGAGATGTACCTGCAAG GCTCTACAGTGTGGCATCCAGACTGTAAGAGCAACACCAGAGTAGAAGAGAAAtacaaggggggggggggggggggggggggggggggggg TTCAGTAGCAGAGGGCCCACCTCCTTCTCCCCCTCTGTGTTGTCTCTTTAAGTTTGTTATGGAGTTGTTGGGTCTGTCTCTCGGT GCAAAGCGGAAACATCTGGAGAGAAAGCCCTCCCCTTTTGATATCTTTTTCCCACTGTCTCAGTGTCACTCTCAGTGTAAGAAGGTGGTAGACAGCAGTGGCTCTCAGTGGTCACAAGGAAAGCTGCAG CTAGGCCTGCTCCTGTCAATAAATGCTAGCAACCTGAGAGGGTAA